A segment of the candidate division TA06 bacterium genome:
TCGACCAGAGAGGAGAGCTCCTGCTCAAGACTATTCCTCACTGGCTTCCACGTCCTCTCCTTGACAGCATTGACTATCTTGTATTCTATCCTTTCTTTTCTTTTTCTTTCAGCGAGTCCTTGCTGGACCAGATACGCCATGTGCTCAGAAACGACACGCACAAGTTCCTCGATTCCAACCCCTTCTGTCGCAATGGTCCTGATAACCGGAGGGTGCCAGCCGTCAGAGCTCTTCAGTTCCAGCACCTCCTTCAATATGGAGATAGCTTTCTCTGAGCCTTCTCTGTCAGACTTGTTGACGCAGAATATGTCTCCGATCTCCATCAGGCCGGCTTTCATCGCCTGAACCGAATCGCCTGACTCCGGGACAAGCACCACAACAGTTGTATCTGCTGTGTGCACAATTTCAAGCTCAGTCTGTCCCACACCGGCCGTTTCTATGAGAATCACGTCTTTTCCGAAGGCGTCCATAATGTCGCATATGTCTTCTGCTGCCCTGGGCAGTCCACCGTGACCGCCCCTCGTGGCAAGGCTTCTAATGAAAACGGCTTCGTCAACTGCAATGTCACCCATCCTGATTCTGTCTCCGAGAAAAGCTCCACCGGTGAAAGGGCTGGA
Coding sequences within it:
- the meaB gene encoding methylmalonyl Co-A mutase-associated GTPase MeaB produces the protein MIERFLSGDTLAAARVISLVEDDLPEGRKILDSLYGRVGTAHRLGITGPPGAGKSTIVDQIVLLLRKENKKIGILAVDPSSPFTGGAFLGDRIRMGDIAVDEAVFIRSLATRGGHGGLPRAAEDICDIMDAFGKDVILIETAGVGQTELEIVHTADTTVVVLVPESGDSVQAMKAGLMEIGDIFCVNKSDREGSEKAISILKEVLELKSSDGWHPPVIRTIATEGVGIEELVRVVSEHMAYLVQQGLAERKRKERIEYKIVNAVKERTWKPVRNSLEQELSSLVERVYSTTITPTQAVEEIMKKLDTGR